One window from the genome of Lepisosteus oculatus isolate fLepOcu1 chromosome 25, fLepOcu1.hap2, whole genome shotgun sequence encodes:
- the miip gene encoding uncharacterized protein miip isoform X2, translating to MSSFGQLEALRLQNKDLLQKLRERGERLKGLRCRDAQVSTATEITQSGPKVKAPATARTASVPIATLENSTGPEGTDNLVSTAADYSGYSLKKEGHASSKDAQTQAMKPTVHTSPAVPMVTLTAGQLGQARAALCRPRTQNRELLYGTDRADAVLVRADESQAKPTAHLQEEAASVSDNFCKTSTPSCERVSKWRQGTHLGQRSHLEPVLYTKHLLDQGNDRHRAALKQDAKRPKPILLTPHQERPRKEGGHVTFHSVDEEHTLSTEGLSMQPLLGYDWIAGLLDAESSLTERSEQYFAELRTFRQVNRDDCVHSLYMETEDTEVSSPARQEQDLEYAQDTHQCVHCYRINSRLFPVALEPQAACPVCRKPRSQGPHTIPEPAFIRVSLPRSSLLPAYRYKAHRRCSFDPSDSLGLPSHCLAGWSSTALPAAEKVNGLDLRSSLDTAASADNPLTKPPVKEFLMSRVTGCQRSDELLHLSRLARYHFMCLNQNQAFTQSKGPSPSYPVF from the exons ATGTCCTCATTTGGGCAGTTGGAGGCGCTGCGGCTTCAAAACAAAGACCTGTTGCAGAagctgagggagagaggggagagactgAAGGGGCTGAGATGTAGGGACGCTCAGGTTTCCACAGCAACGGAGATCACGCAGTCAGGGCCCAAGGTTAAGGCCCCAGCCACAGCCAGGACTGCGAGTGTTCCCATAGCAACATTGGAGAACTCAACCGGACCAGAAGGCACAGACAACCTGGTTAGCACAGCAGCAGACTACAGTGGTTACAGTTTGAAGAAG GAAGGTCATGCTTCCTCAAAGGACGCTCAGACACAGGCcatgaaacctacagtacacacaaGTCCTGCTGTGCCTATGGTGACCCTCACTGCTGGCCAGCTAGGCCAAGCCCGTGCAGCGCTGTGCAGGCCCAGAACTCAGAACAGGGAGCTGCTATATGGGACAGATAGGGCTGATGCTGTCCTTGTTAGAGCTGACGAATCCCAAGCCAAGCCCACTGCACACCTTCAAG AAGAGGCAGCTTCCGTGTCCGATAACTTTTGTAAGACGTCCACCCCGTCCTGTGAGAGGGTCTCCAAGTGGAGACAGGGAACCCACTTGGGACAGAGATCTCACCTGGAGCCAGTGCTGTATACCAAACACTTGCTGGATCAGGGCAATGACCGCCACAGAGCAGCTCTCAAGCAGGATGCCAAGAGACCCAAACCCATTCTACTTACACCACACCAGGAGAGACCCCGG AAGGAAGGCGGTCATGTGACATTCCATTCAGTGGATGAAGAGCACACTTTGAGCACTGAAGGCTTGTCCATGCAACCACTGCTGGGTTATGACTGGATAGCTG GTCTCCTGGATGCAGAGAGTTCCCTGACAGAGCGCTCCGAACAGTATTTTGCTGAACTCAGGACCTTCCGCCAGGTCAACAGGGATGATTGTGTTCACAGCCTGTACATGGA AACAGAAGACACAGAGGTTTCCTCCCCAGCCAGACAAGAGCAGGACCTGGAGTATGCCCAGGACACGCACCAGT GTGTGCACTGCTACCGAATCAACAGCCGCCTGTTCCCTGTTGCGCTGGAACCCCAGGCTGCCtgtccagtgtgcaggaagCCCAGATCCCAGGGCCCGCACACTATTCCAGAGCCAGCTTTCATCAG GGTCAGCCTCCCTCGCTCCTCACTGCTCCCAGCATACCGGTACAAAGCTCATCGGCGCTGCAGCTTTGACCCCTCTGACAGTCTGGGGCTTCCCTCT CACTGTCTAGCTGGCTGGTCCAGCACGGCGCTTCCTGCAGCTGAAAAGGTGAACGGTCTGGACCTGCGGAGCTCTCTTGACACAGCAGCATCTGCAGACAACCCTTTAACAAAGCCCCCTGTCAAG GAGTTCTTGATGTCAAGAGTGACTGGGTGCCAGCGCTCGGACGAGCTGCTCCATCTGTCCCGCTTGGCCCGTTACCACTTCATGTGTCTGAATCAGAACCAGGCCTTCACCCAGAGCAAAGGGCCCAGTCCTTCCTACCCTGTGTTCTGA
- the miip gene encoding uncharacterized protein miip isoform X1 produces the protein MYLQKQIHTNDRASKSAMSSFGQLEALRLQNKDLLQKLRERGERLKGLRCRDAQVSTATEITQSGPKVKAPATARTASVPIATLENSTGPEGTDNLVSTAADYSGYSLKKEGHASSKDAQTQAMKPTVHTSPAVPMVTLTAGQLGQARAALCRPRTQNRELLYGTDRADAVLVRADESQAKPTAHLQEEAASVSDNFCKTSTPSCERVSKWRQGTHLGQRSHLEPVLYTKHLLDQGNDRHRAALKQDAKRPKPILLTPHQERPRKEGGHVTFHSVDEEHTLSTEGLSMQPLLGYDWIAGLLDAESSLTERSEQYFAELRTFRQVNRDDCVHSLYMETEDTEVSSPARQEQDLEYAQDTHQCVHCYRINSRLFPVALEPQAACPVCRKPRSQGPHTIPEPAFIRVSLPRSSLLPAYRYKAHRRCSFDPSDSLGLPSHCLAGWSSTALPAAEKVNGLDLRSSLDTAASADNPLTKPPVKEFLMSRVTGCQRSDELLHLSRLARYHFMCLNQNQAFTQSKGPSPSYPVF, from the exons ATgtatttgcaaaaacaaattcacaCGAATG ATCGTGCCTCCAAAAGTGCAATGTCCTCATTTGGGCAGTTGGAGGCGCTGCGGCTTCAAAACAAAGACCTGTTGCAGAagctgagggagagaggggagagactgAAGGGGCTGAGATGTAGGGACGCTCAGGTTTCCACAGCAACGGAGATCACGCAGTCAGGGCCCAAGGTTAAGGCCCCAGCCACAGCCAGGACTGCGAGTGTTCCCATAGCAACATTGGAGAACTCAACCGGACCAGAAGGCACAGACAACCTGGTTAGCACAGCAGCAGACTACAGTGGTTACAGTTTGAAGAAG GAAGGTCATGCTTCCTCAAAGGACGCTCAGACACAGGCcatgaaacctacagtacacacaaGTCCTGCTGTGCCTATGGTGACCCTCACTGCTGGCCAGCTAGGCCAAGCCCGTGCAGCGCTGTGCAGGCCCAGAACTCAGAACAGGGAGCTGCTATATGGGACAGATAGGGCTGATGCTGTCCTTGTTAGAGCTGACGAATCCCAAGCCAAGCCCACTGCACACCTTCAAG AAGAGGCAGCTTCCGTGTCCGATAACTTTTGTAAGACGTCCACCCCGTCCTGTGAGAGGGTCTCCAAGTGGAGACAGGGAACCCACTTGGGACAGAGATCTCACCTGGAGCCAGTGCTGTATACCAAACACTTGCTGGATCAGGGCAATGACCGCCACAGAGCAGCTCTCAAGCAGGATGCCAAGAGACCCAAACCCATTCTACTTACACCACACCAGGAGAGACCCCGG AAGGAAGGCGGTCATGTGACATTCCATTCAGTGGATGAAGAGCACACTTTGAGCACTGAAGGCTTGTCCATGCAACCACTGCTGGGTTATGACTGGATAGCTG GTCTCCTGGATGCAGAGAGTTCCCTGACAGAGCGCTCCGAACAGTATTTTGCTGAACTCAGGACCTTCCGCCAGGTCAACAGGGATGATTGTGTTCACAGCCTGTACATGGA AACAGAAGACACAGAGGTTTCCTCCCCAGCCAGACAAGAGCAGGACCTGGAGTATGCCCAGGACACGCACCAGT GTGTGCACTGCTACCGAATCAACAGCCGCCTGTTCCCTGTTGCGCTGGAACCCCAGGCTGCCtgtccagtgtgcaggaagCCCAGATCCCAGGGCCCGCACACTATTCCAGAGCCAGCTTTCATCAG GGTCAGCCTCCCTCGCTCCTCACTGCTCCCAGCATACCGGTACAAAGCTCATCGGCGCTGCAGCTTTGACCCCTCTGACAGTCTGGGGCTTCCCTCT CACTGTCTAGCTGGCTGGTCCAGCACGGCGCTTCCTGCAGCTGAAAAGGTGAACGGTCTGGACCTGCGGAGCTCTCTTGACACAGCAGCATCTGCAGACAACCCTTTAACAAAGCCCCCTGTCAAG GAGTTCTTGATGTCAAGAGTGACTGGGTGCCAGCGCTCGGACGAGCTGCTCCATCTGTCCCGCTTGGCCCGTTACCACTTCATGTGTCTGAATCAGAACCAGGCCTTCACCCAGAGCAAAGGGCCCAGTCCTTCCTACCCTGTGTTCTGA
- the miip gene encoding uncharacterized protein miip isoform X3: MYLQKQIHTNDRASKSAMSSFGQLEALRLQNKDLLQKLRERGERLKGLRCRDAQVSTATEITQSGPKVKAPATARTASVPIATLENSTGPEGTDNLVSTAADYSGYSLKKEGHASSKDAQTQAMKPTVHTSPAVPMVTLTAGQLGQARAALCRPRTQNRELLYGTDRADAVLVRADESQAKPTAHLQEEAASVSDNFCKTSTPSCERVSKWRQGTHLGQRSHLEPVLYTKHLLDQGNDRHRAALKQDAKRPKPILLTPHQERPRKEGGHVTFHSVDEEHTLSTEGLSMQPLLGYDWIAGLLDAESSLTERSEQYFAELRTFRQVNRDDCVHSLYMETEDTEVSSPARQEQDLEYAQDTHQCVHCYRINSRLFPVALEPQAACPVCRKPRSQGPHTIPEPAFIRVSLPRSSLLPAYRYKAHRRCSFDPSDSLGLPSSISTYFLFLTVTEATTANTWNYLLTPETLSSWLVQHGASCS, encoded by the exons ATgtatttgcaaaaacaaattcacaCGAATG ATCGTGCCTCCAAAAGTGCAATGTCCTCATTTGGGCAGTTGGAGGCGCTGCGGCTTCAAAACAAAGACCTGTTGCAGAagctgagggagagaggggagagactgAAGGGGCTGAGATGTAGGGACGCTCAGGTTTCCACAGCAACGGAGATCACGCAGTCAGGGCCCAAGGTTAAGGCCCCAGCCACAGCCAGGACTGCGAGTGTTCCCATAGCAACATTGGAGAACTCAACCGGACCAGAAGGCACAGACAACCTGGTTAGCACAGCAGCAGACTACAGTGGTTACAGTTTGAAGAAG GAAGGTCATGCTTCCTCAAAGGACGCTCAGACACAGGCcatgaaacctacagtacacacaaGTCCTGCTGTGCCTATGGTGACCCTCACTGCTGGCCAGCTAGGCCAAGCCCGTGCAGCGCTGTGCAGGCCCAGAACTCAGAACAGGGAGCTGCTATATGGGACAGATAGGGCTGATGCTGTCCTTGTTAGAGCTGACGAATCCCAAGCCAAGCCCACTGCACACCTTCAAG AAGAGGCAGCTTCCGTGTCCGATAACTTTTGTAAGACGTCCACCCCGTCCTGTGAGAGGGTCTCCAAGTGGAGACAGGGAACCCACTTGGGACAGAGATCTCACCTGGAGCCAGTGCTGTATACCAAACACTTGCTGGATCAGGGCAATGACCGCCACAGAGCAGCTCTCAAGCAGGATGCCAAGAGACCCAAACCCATTCTACTTACACCACACCAGGAGAGACCCCGG AAGGAAGGCGGTCATGTGACATTCCATTCAGTGGATGAAGAGCACACTTTGAGCACTGAAGGCTTGTCCATGCAACCACTGCTGGGTTATGACTGGATAGCTG GTCTCCTGGATGCAGAGAGTTCCCTGACAGAGCGCTCCGAACAGTATTTTGCTGAACTCAGGACCTTCCGCCAGGTCAACAGGGATGATTGTGTTCACAGCCTGTACATGGA AACAGAAGACACAGAGGTTTCCTCCCCAGCCAGACAAGAGCAGGACCTGGAGTATGCCCAGGACACGCACCAGT GTGTGCACTGCTACCGAATCAACAGCCGCCTGTTCCCTGTTGCGCTGGAACCCCAGGCTGCCtgtccagtgtgcaggaagCCCAGATCCCAGGGCCCGCACACTATTCCAGAGCCAGCTTTCATCAG GGTCAGCCTCCCTCGCTCCTCACTGCTCCCAGCATACCGGTACAAAGCTCATCGGCGCTGCAGCTTTGACCCCTCTGACAGTCTGGGGCTTCCCTCT AGTATCTCCACCTATTTCCTTTTCCTTACAGTAACTGAAGCTACGACGGCTAATACCTGGAATTATCTGCTGACACCCGAGA CACTGTCTAGCTGGCTGGTCCAGCACGGCGCTTCCTGCAGCTGA